The region GTTAGCATTTTTTAATAATAGTTTATTTTTCTTGTGATTTTAAAAAAATAGTTTTTATATTTATTATATTAGGTTTATTGCATATGTATATATGAAAATGTGTAATAGAAAACATTTCAAAGGAGATTACCTTGATCACAAAAATCGTTGTGAATGGATTTAGATCACTTTCAGACTTTACACTAGACCTTTTACCGGGACTTAATATCCTTGTTGGACCAAATGGTTCGGGAAAGACCAACATTATTACATTCTTTGAATTTCTCTCGCACATGGTTACTTACGGCCCATCTGAAGCAGTTAATCGAATTGGTGGCGCTGGTTCAGTGTTTACCAAACAAAGCGAACAAGAATTCCAGAAATACATAGATGTTCAAATACTTGGATGTACGGAATCGGACAAGAAATTCATTCAATACATATATAACTTCATTATCGAAGCATCATTGAACTTCGATTCCATTAGATTCCGAAATCAATTGTTTAAACTAAAACCTTCTAATGTCTTCGATCCGCCAATAGCTGAGTCACTTGACGATGCTTTTTGCGTAAGTCAAACTAGTAATGATTGTAAGGAATACTCTCTGCATATTGATAATTACAAAAAAGGCATTATTGACTCTTCATTTCTTCCTCCTCCTATAAGGAAAGAATTCTTGAAGAACTCAAAAATGATTGAGGAGTTTCTTAAGAATAATTTGGAAAGTGACATGCCACTTATTTCAAGTCTTTCCTTTCTTATAGATGCAACTAGATATATCTTTAACGACTTACGAGGTGGACAAGTTTTTAACATTATTCCGTCAAAGGTAAAACATCCAGAAGAAAGCTCAAGCCCTATTGGAATACAAAGAGACGGATCAGGTTTGGCTGCAACGCTTTATGCAATTAAGAACAAAAAGTTACATGACGAAGAGATTTTATTCCCTGGCAGATTTATTATTAGAAGGCATTCGCAACGTTTAGATATTCGTGAAACATCAATCGAAAACATTCTTAAATATTTAGAAACAGCTAACTCGGCAATTCGTAATATAGATGTTGAAAATGACCGATTCGACAATCTTCTAAAAGTTAAATTATGGATTGAAAAAAAAGATCATTCAACTGTATTGCCTCTATCCTCAATGTCAGATGGTACAATCAAATGGCTTTCATTAGTAACGGCGATTCTCACAAGTCC is a window of bacterium DNA encoding:
- a CDS encoding AAA family ATPase, whose protein sequence is MITKIVVNGFRSLSDFTLDLLPGLNILVGPNGSGKTNIITFFEFLSHMVTYGPSEAVNRIGGAGSVFTKQSEQEFQKYIDVQILGCTESDKKFIQYIYNFIIEASLNFDSIRFRNQLFKLKPSNVFDPPIAESLDDAFCVSQTSNDCKEYSLHIDNYKKGIIDSSFLPPPIRKEFLKNSKMIEEFLKNNLESDMPLISSLSFLIDATRYIFNDLRGGQVFNIIPSKVKHPEESSSPIGIQRDGSGLAATLYAIKNKKLHDEEILFPGRFIIRRHSQRLDIRETSIENILKYLETANSAIRNIDVENDRFDNLLKVKLWIEKKDHSTVLPLSSMSDGTIKWLSLVTAILTSPSIFSLEEPENFLHPHMQSEVVRLMRNAASSKRKKNCMLLSTHSETILNSANPNEIVIVSFMEGKTRANRCSNQEEIMYEIQETGFGLGFYYISGSMIDE